In the Sarcophilus harrisii chromosome 1, mSarHar1.11, whole genome shotgun sequence genome, one interval contains:
- the CHMP5 gene encoding charged multivesicular body protein 5 codes for MNRFFGKAKPKAPPPSLTDCIGTVDSRAESIDKKISRLDSELVKYKDQIKKMREGPAKNMVKQKALRVLKQKRMYEQQRDNLSQQSFNMEQANYTIQSLKDTKTTVDAMKLGVKEMKKAYKQVKIDQIEDIQDQLEDMMEDANEIQEALSRSYGTPEIDEDDLEAELDALGDELLADEDSSYLDEAASAPAIPEGVPTDAKNKDGVLVDEFGLPQIPAT; via the exons ATGAACCGATTCTTCGGCAAAGCGAAGCCCAAGGCGCCGCCACCCAGCTTGACGGACTGCATCGGCACG GTTGATAGCAGGGCAGAATCAATTGACAAGAAGATTTCTAGACTTGATTCAGAGCTAGTAAAGTATAAAGATCAGATAAAAAAGATGAGAGAAGGACCTGCAAAG aATATGGTAAAACAGAAAGCCTTGAGAGTGTTAAAGCAAAAGCGAAT GTATGAACAACAACGAGACAATCTTTCACAACAGTCTTTTAATATGGAACAAGCAAATTATACTATCCAGTCATTGAAAGACACCAAAACAAcg gtgGATGCTATGAAATTAGGtgtaaaagaaatgaagaaagcatACAAGCAAGTCAAAATTGACCAAATTGAG gATATCCAAGACCAATTGGAAGATATGATGGAAGATGCAAATGAAATCCAAGAGGCACTGAGCAGGAGTTATGGAACTCCAGAAATTGATGAAGATGATTTAGAGGCAG AATTGGATGCACTGGGGGATGAGCTCTTAGCTGATGAAGACAGCTCTTACTTAGATGAGGCAGCATCTGCACCAGCAATTCCTGAAGGTGTTCCTACTGATGCAAAAAACAAG